A window of the Branchiibius hedensis genome harbors these coding sequences:
- the rplV gene encoding 50S ribosomal protein L22: protein MQAKAQARFVRVTPTKARRVVDLIRGKQATDAINVLTFAPQTASEPVLKVLRSAIANARFEADKNSTAFDERDLVVSEAYVDEGPTMKRFRPRAQGRASQILKRTSHITVYVTQPERTDGGR, encoded by the coding sequence ATGCAAGCCAAGGCGCAGGCACGCTTTGTGCGCGTGACGCCGACGAAGGCGCGCCGCGTGGTGGACCTCATCCGCGGCAAGCAGGCCACGGATGCCATCAACGTGCTCACCTTCGCGCCGCAGACCGCGAGCGAGCCGGTGCTGAAGGTACTGCGCAGCGCGATCGCGAACGCACGGTTCGAGGCCGACAAGAACTCGACCGCGTTCGACGAGCGGGACCTGGTGGTTTCCGAGGCGTACGTCGATGAAGGTCCCACCATGAAGCGGTTCCGGCCGCGTGCCCAGGGTCGGGCCAGCCAGATCCTGAAGCGCACGAGCCACATCACCGTGTACGTCACCCAGCCCGAGCGCACGGATGGAGGCCGCTGA
- a CDS encoding PQQ-binding-like beta-propeller repeat protein, with product MYCATCGNTNYEDLRYCPGCGRDLRPELAGEPAPVVRPGEPAHVVAGFDPATAVDEPEPADRSRWRRWRWPAAAVAVLMVAAGATAAVWPRSSTPVSQPDPPTYSVDLGTHPRLAWTHELTQWAPECTATDPESSDYCQSEIVAAGKKDLVVQVTAARGAAQLIGVDLRTGAFGWRRSLPDGTSSTCRSGGSNLWCIAVTSPPQPSPTDDDQFQESEPAGPAQLLAIDADTGRTKGSAVLGSSGIHDFLGVSSDFVLVANESSDATADTQDGPAPSTAPMQVARFDAEAVGGWRQTLPKGVTNAGYGAPILQVDGVDYVDSLTGAGDEGIGFDSADGSVKKLPGGAATAIYRGHVIAVHGPSQLSIDGQKLQGAVVVPLAHDNSAERPLVTVAENDGTVDASQLHEANPPFKVVRTVPGIARAFCGGRLLTESATHLNDNVTSDSEPESQTATLRAIDPRTGHVEWQSDTQAGEFVICSGADVAVTQQGKIYGLAIANGARTWSVALPDQLMFSGWTESGVLLEQLGDTSTHTFAYVSR from the coding sequence GTGTACTGCGCGACCTGCGGGAACACCAACTACGAGGATCTGCGGTACTGCCCGGGGTGCGGGAGGGATCTTCGGCCCGAGCTTGCTGGTGAGCCGGCACCCGTCGTACGTCCTGGCGAGCCTGCACACGTCGTCGCCGGTTTCGATCCCGCCACGGCCGTGGACGAGCCGGAACCGGCCGACCGGTCGCGGTGGCGCCGGTGGCGTTGGCCGGCGGCTGCTGTCGCGGTGCTGATGGTCGCTGCCGGAGCCACGGCCGCGGTGTGGCCGCGGTCGTCGACCCCTGTCTCGCAACCGGATCCGCCGACGTACTCGGTCGACCTCGGCACGCACCCGCGGCTGGCCTGGACGCACGAATTGACCCAGTGGGCTCCCGAGTGCACTGCGACTGACCCGGAGTCCAGCGACTACTGCCAGTCGGAAATCGTGGCGGCTGGCAAGAAAGACCTCGTCGTGCAGGTGACGGCCGCCCGAGGCGCTGCGCAACTCATCGGTGTTGATCTGAGGACAGGCGCGTTCGGGTGGCGTCGGTCATTGCCCGATGGCACCTCATCGACCTGCCGGTCCGGCGGCAGCAACCTATGGTGCATCGCGGTGACCAGTCCACCGCAGCCCTCGCCGACGGACGATGATCAGTTCCAGGAGTCCGAGCCCGCCGGGCCGGCGCAGTTGCTGGCGATCGACGCCGATACGGGCCGCACCAAGGGATCCGCAGTTCTGGGTTCCAGCGGCATACACGATTTTCTGGGGGTCAGCTCCGACTTCGTTCTCGTGGCGAATGAATCAAGTGACGCCACCGCGGACACTCAGGACGGTCCGGCCCCCTCGACGGCTCCAATGCAAGTGGCGCGGTTCGATGCGGAGGCGGTCGGCGGTTGGCGTCAGACGCTGCCTAAAGGTGTAACCAACGCCGGCTACGGCGCACCCATTTTGCAGGTCGACGGTGTCGACTACGTTGACTCGCTCACTGGCGCCGGAGATGAAGGGATCGGGTTCGACTCAGCCGACGGCTCCGTGAAGAAGCTCCCAGGTGGGGCTGCAACTGCTATCTACCGCGGTCACGTGATCGCCGTGCACGGGCCGAGCCAACTCTCGATCGACGGGCAGAAACTCCAGGGCGCGGTCGTCGTTCCACTGGCGCACGACAACTCCGCAGAGCGTCCGCTGGTTACGGTCGCCGAGAACGACGGCACGGTAGATGCCAGTCAGCTGCATGAGGCCAATCCGCCGTTCAAGGTCGTACGCACCGTGCCCGGTATCGCTCGCGCATTCTGCGGCGGCCGCCTTCTCACAGAATCGGCCACCCACCTCAACGACAACGTGACCAGCGACAGCGAGCCGGAGAGCCAGACGGCGACGCTGCGGGCAATCGACCCTAGGACCGGGCATGTCGAGTGGCAGTCCGACACGCAGGCAGGCGAATTCGTCATCTGCTCCGGTGCAGACGTGGCCGTGACTCAACAAGGCAAGATCTACGGGCTAGCAATCGCCAACGGCGCCCGGACGTGGTCCGTCGCGCTGCCTGATCAGCTGATGTTCAGCGGGTGGACGGAGTCCGGTGTGCTCCTGGAGCAGCTCGGCGACACCTCGACCCACACGTTTGCGTACGTGTCGCGCTGA
- the rplB gene encoding 50S ribosomal protein L2 translates to MAIRKYKPTTPGRRGSSVADFAEITRSTPEKSLVKPLTKTGGRNASGRITTRHIGGGHKRAYRVIDFRRGDKDGVPAKVAHIEYDPNRTARIALLHYADGEKRYIIAPNKLRQGDTIENGPAADIKPGNNLPLRNIPTGTVIHCIELRPGGGAKIARSAGSRVQLVAKDGPYAQLRMPSGEIRNVDVRCRATVGEVGNAEQSNINWGKAGRMRWKGKRPTVRGVAMNPVDHPHGGGEGKTSGGRHPVSPWGQAEGRTRRQNKSSDKLIVRRRRTGKKR, encoded by the coding sequence ATGGCAATCCGCAAGTACAAGCCGACGACCCCCGGTCGCCGTGGCTCGTCGGTGGCCGACTTCGCCGAGATCACCCGTTCGACCCCGGAGAAGTCGCTGGTCAAGCCGCTGACGAAGACCGGTGGCCGCAACGCCTCGGGTCGGATCACCACCCGGCACATCGGTGGCGGTCACAAGCGCGCCTACCGCGTGATCGACTTCCGCCGGGGCGACAAGGACGGCGTGCCGGCCAAGGTCGCTCACATCGAGTACGACCCGAACCGCACCGCTCGCATCGCGTTGCTGCACTACGCCGACGGCGAGAAGCGCTACATCATCGCGCCGAACAAGTTGCGCCAGGGCGACACGATCGAGAACGGTCCGGCCGCCGACATCAAGCCCGGCAACAACCTGCCGCTGCGCAACATCCCGACCGGTACGGTCATCCACTGCATCGAGCTTCGGCCCGGTGGCGGCGCCAAGATCGCGCGCAGCGCCGGTAGCCGCGTGCAGCTGGTGGCCAAGGACGGCCCGTACGCCCAGCTGCGTATGCCGTCCGGTGAGATCCGCAACGTCGACGTGCGCTGCCGCGCCACCGTCGGCGAGGTGGGCAACGCCGAGCAGAGCAACATCAACTGGGGCAAGGCTGGCCGCATGCGGTGGAAGGGCAAGCGCCCGACCGTCCGTGGTGTCGCGATGAACCCGGTGGACCACCCGCACGGTGGTGGTGAGGGCAAGACCTCCGGTGGTCGTCACCCGGTCAGCCCGTGGGGACAGGCCGAGGGCCGTACCCGTCGTCAGAACAAGTCGAGCGACAAGCTCATCGTTCGTCGCCGTCGTACTGGAAAGAAGCGCTAA
- the rpsC gene encoding 30S ribosomal protein S3 has product MGQKVNPNGFRLGITTEHKSRWFADSSKVGQRYRDYVKEDVAIRNLMAKGMERAGISRVEIERTRDRVRVDIHTARPGIVIGRRGAEADRLRSELEKLTAKQVQLNILEVKNPEADAQLVAQGIAEQLSARVNFRRAMRKGMQSAQRAGAKGIRVMVSGRLNGAEMSRTEFYREGRVPLHTLRANIDYGFYEARTTFGRIGVKVWIYNGDLTAKELAREQAAAPSRPARGRRDDRRDDRRDSRRPRREESGSQEQTTEPGVVENDQQPAQEAVAQVATVEGGEG; this is encoded by the coding sequence ATGGGGCAGAAGGTCAACCCGAACGGTTTCCGTCTCGGTATCACCACCGAGCACAAGAGCCGCTGGTTCGCTGACAGCAGCAAGGTCGGGCAGCGTTACCGCGACTACGTCAAGGAAGACGTCGCGATCCGCAACCTGATGGCCAAGGGCATGGAGCGTGCCGGCATCTCCCGCGTGGAGATCGAGCGCACCCGTGACCGCGTCCGCGTCGACATTCACACCGCCCGTCCGGGCATCGTGATCGGTCGCCGTGGTGCCGAGGCCGACCGCCTGCGCAGCGAGCTGGAGAAGCTCACCGCCAAGCAGGTGCAGCTGAACATCCTCGAGGTCAAGAACCCCGAGGCTGACGCCCAGCTGGTCGCCCAGGGCATCGCCGAGCAGCTGTCGGCCCGCGTGAACTTCCGTCGGGCGATGCGCAAGGGCATGCAGTCCGCGCAGCGCGCCGGTGCCAAGGGCATCCGGGTGATGGTTTCCGGTCGTCTGAACGGCGCCGAGATGAGCCGCACCGAGTTCTACCGCGAGGGCCGCGTTCCGCTGCACACCCTGCGCGCCAACATCGACTACGGCTTCTACGAGGCCCGTACGACGTTCGGCCGCATCGGCGTGAAGGTCTGGATCTACAACGGCGACCTGACCGCCAAGGAACTGGCTCGCGAGCAGGCGGCTGCGCCGTCGCGTCCGGCCCGTGGTCGTCGTGACGACCGCCGCGATGACCGTCGTGACTCGCGTCGTCCGCGCCGCGAGGAGTCCGGCTCGCAGGAGCAGACCACCGAGCCCGGCGTGGTCGAGAACGACCAGCAGCCGGCTCAAGAAGCAGTCGCGCAGGTTGCGACCGTAGAAGGAGGCGAGGGCTGA
- the rpsJ gene encoding 30S ribosomal protein S10, giving the protein MAGQKIRIRLKSYDHEVIDSSARKIVDTVTRAGATVVGPVPLPTEKNVFCVIRSPHKYKDSREHFEMRTHKRLIDIVDPTPKAVDSLMRLDLPADVNIEIKL; this is encoded by the coding sequence ATGGCGGGACAAAAGATCCGCATCCGGCTGAAGTCGTACGACCACGAGGTCATCGACTCTTCCGCGCGCAAGATTGTGGACACCGTGACTCGTGCCGGTGCGACGGTGGTGGGCCCTGTGCCGCTGCCCACGGAGAAGAATGTCTTCTGCGTGATCCGTTCGCCGCACAAGTACAAGGACAGCCGCGAGCACTTCGAGATGCGCACGCACAAGCGGCTCATCGACATCGTTGACCCGACGCCGAAGGCCGTCGACTCGCTCATGCGTCTCGATCTTCCGGCGGACGTCAACATCGAGATCAAGCTCTGA
- a CDS encoding type IV toxin-antitoxin system AbiEi family antitoxin domain-containing protein, which yields MDVISRRQAQVRGMSERDLQRLVADGSWTRLRRGWYLTRPPTDDSDRHRQLLDTFLVEFGATAVAGYVSAAVCHGLALHRADLSTVHLCRVGGGRSKRAPGVHLHAALRRHPPAQGVEHVATTVVQIASLDLEAGLVAADDALHRALLTREDLARAAAARRLATGAERVRQLALRADARHESAAETLAAMRLCEAGILVDPQFRVPDTGRWTRNGEGYRTDFRVRGTRVLIEFDGAGKYDEPGALWREKQREDRIRSLGWIVVRLVWSDLFHGRVAAKVGAALAMAC from the coding sequence ATGGACGTGATCTCCAGGCGGCAGGCGCAGGTCCGGGGCATGAGTGAGCGAGACCTGCAACGACTGGTCGCCGACGGTTCCTGGACCAGGCTGCGCCGGGGTTGGTACCTGACCCGGCCGCCGACGGACGACTCGGATCGACACCGGCAACTGCTCGACACCTTCTTGGTCGAGTTCGGGGCCACCGCGGTCGCGGGCTACGTCTCGGCGGCGGTGTGTCACGGCCTGGCGTTGCATCGGGCGGATCTGTCCACGGTGCACCTGTGTCGCGTCGGCGGTGGCCGGTCCAAACGCGCCCCCGGTGTCCATCTGCACGCGGCGCTACGGCGCCATCCACCCGCCCAGGGTGTGGAACACGTTGCCACGACCGTGGTGCAGATCGCGTCGCTGGATCTGGAAGCCGGGCTGGTGGCAGCAGATGATGCGCTCCATCGGGCGCTGCTGACGCGCGAGGACCTTGCGCGTGCCGCGGCGGCACGGCGACTGGCTACCGGCGCCGAGCGGGTCCGCCAATTAGCGCTGCGGGCCGATGCGCGGCACGAGTCTGCGGCAGAGACGTTGGCGGCCATGCGGTTGTGCGAGGCCGGAATCCTGGTGGATCCCCAGTTTCGGGTGCCGGACACCGGCCGGTGGACCCGCAACGGAGAGGGATACCGCACCGACTTCCGGGTGCGGGGGACCCGGGTGCTGATCGAGTTCGACGGGGCAGGCAAGTACGACGAGCCAGGGGCTTTGTGGCGCGAGAAACAGCGCGAGGACCGGATCCGCTCGCTGGGCTGGATCGTCGTACGCCTGGTCTGGTCCGACCTGTTCCACGGGCGGGTGGCGGCGAAGGTCGGGGCGGCACTGGCGATGGCCTGCTGA
- the rplD gene encoding 50S ribosomal protein L4 encodes MTTITITDPAGKQAGSIELPAEVFDVATNVPLIHQVVVAQLAAARQGTHSTKTRGEVRGGGRKPYRQKGTGRARQGSTRAPQFAGGGVVHGPKPRDYSQRTPKKMKAAALRGALSDRARHGRIHVLSSIVAGETPSTRAAATLLAGLTERKNLLVVLDRGNENALLSVRNLADVHVLYADQLNTYDVLCADDIVFTQAALEAFLGGSSQSVDAAADEKESAK; translated from the coding sequence ATGACCACTATTACGATCACTGACCCCGCGGGGAAGCAGGCCGGCAGCATCGAGTTGCCCGCCGAGGTCTTCGACGTGGCCACCAACGTGCCGCTGATCCACCAGGTCGTCGTCGCGCAGTTGGCCGCCGCCCGCCAGGGAACCCACTCCACCAAGACCCGCGGTGAAGTCCGCGGTGGTGGCCGCAAGCCCTACCGCCAGAAGGGCACCGGTCGCGCCCGCCAGGGTTCGACCCGTGCGCCGCAGTTCGCCGGCGGTGGCGTTGTGCACGGTCCGAAGCCGCGGGACTACTCGCAGCGGACCCCCAAGAAGATGAAGGCTGCCGCGCTGCGCGGTGCACTGTCGGACCGCGCCCGTCACGGCCGCATCCACGTGCTGAGCTCGATCGTCGCGGGGGAGACCCCCTCGACCCGCGCCGCGGCGACGCTGCTGGCCGGACTGACCGAGCGCAAGAACCTGCTGGTGGTGCTGGACCGCGGCAACGAGAACGCGTTGCTGTCGGTGCGCAACCTGGCTGACGTGCACGTGTTGTACGCCGACCAGCTGAACACCTACGACGTGCTCTGCGCCGACGACATCGTCTTCACGCAGGCCGCGCTCGAGGCGTTCCTCGGTGGCAGCAGCCAGTCGGTTGACGCCGCCGCAGACGAGAAGGAGAGCGCGAAGTGA
- the rpsQ gene encoding 30S ribosomal protein S17: MADTQTNAPETGARNYRKTRRGYVVSDKMQKTVVVEVEDRKKHALYGKVMKHTSRVKAHDENDDCGVGDLVLIMETRPLSAQKRWRVVEILERAK; encoded by the coding sequence ATGGCCGACACCCAAACGAACGCCCCGGAGACCGGTGCGCGTAACTACCGCAAGACCCGCCGGGGTTACGTGGTCAGCGACAAGATGCAGAAGACCGTCGTGGTCGAGGTCGAGGACCGCAAGAAGCACGCCCTGTACGGCAAGGTCATGAAGCACACCAGCCGCGTCAAGGCGCACGACGAGAACGACGACTGCGGCGTGGGCGACCTGGTGCTGATCATGGAAACCCGTCCGCTGTCGGCGCAGAAGCGCTGGCGTGTGGTCGAGATCCTCGAGCGCGCCAAGTAA
- the rplC gene encoding 50S ribosomal protein L3 codes for MTATKTVKGVLGEKLGMTQVWDENGRLVPVTVIQAGPCVVTQVRGEADGYDAVQLGWGQIDPRKVTKPLVGHFEKAGVTPRRHLVELRTADAAEYEPGQEITVEAFEAGQKVDVVGRTKGKGFAGVMKRHGFHGVSASHGAHRNHRKPGSIGGCATPGRVFKGMRMAGRMGGVRQTTQNLTIHAVDADKGLLLVKGAVPGARGRVVFVKTAAKGA; via the coding sequence ATGACTGCCACCAAAACCGTCAAGGGCGTGCTCGGCGAGAAGCTCGGCATGACCCAGGTCTGGGATGAGAACGGTCGGCTCGTGCCGGTCACCGTCATCCAGGCGGGTCCCTGCGTCGTCACCCAGGTGCGCGGCGAGGCCGATGGCTACGACGCCGTTCAGCTCGGCTGGGGTCAGATCGACCCGCGCAAGGTGACCAAGCCGCTCGTCGGCCACTTCGAGAAGGCCGGGGTTACCCCGCGCCGTCACCTGGTCGAACTGCGCACCGCAGACGCCGCCGAGTACGAGCCCGGCCAGGAGATCACGGTCGAGGCGTTCGAGGCCGGCCAGAAGGTCGACGTCGTCGGCCGCACCAAGGGCAAGGGCTTCGCCGGTGTCATGAAGCGCCACGGCTTCCACGGCGTTTCCGCCAGCCACGGTGCGCACCGTAACCACCGCAAGCCGGGTTCGATCGGTGGCTGCGCCACCCCGGGCCGCGTCTTCAAGGGGATGCGTATGGCCGGCCGCATGGGCGGCGTACGCCAGACCACCCAGAACCTCACGATCCACGCCGTCGATGCCGACAAGGGCCTGCTGCTGGTCAAGGGTGCCGTTCCCGGCGCTCGCGGCCGCGTGGTCTTCGTCAAGACGGCTGCCAAGGGAGCCTGA
- the ppsA gene encoding phosphoenolpyruvate synthase encodes MSNIEWFKDLGLADVETVGGKNASLGEMVQHLSKAGVSVPNGFATTAEAYRRFLDESGLTDSINSRLAALDVDDVQELARVGAAIRQEVQDRPFPADLEADIRSAYAELTADAPDATWAVRSSATAEDLPDASFAGQQETFLNISGIDNILHAIKLVFASLYNDRAIAYRVHSNFDHSAVALSAGIQRMVRSDIGASGVMFTMDTESGFDDAVFITSAFGLGEGVVQGAVNPDEFYVYKPALRAGRPAILKRGVGAKATKMVYTGSAVVGETTEFVPVDVAEAARLSLTDDEVTELATHALKIEEHYGRPMDIEWGRDGVDGKIYILQARPETVKSRQSGSTLQRFVLKARGPVLSEGRAIGQKVGSGAVRKMTTLDTMHEFKPGEVLVADMTDPDWEPIMKRASAIVTNRGGRTCHAAIIARELGIPAVVGTGDATSALGDGTEVTVSCAEGDTGFVYDGSLDFEVQETALDEMPEIPVKLMMNVGTPEQAFEFSRLPNKGIGLARLEFIINRQIGIHPRALLELDDQEPGVKAEIESLISAYDSPREFFVKRVAEGVATLAAAFAPEPVIVRMSDFKSNEYAGMLGGQRYEPHEENPMIGYRGASRYLSPDFEECFAMECEALRYVREDMGLTNVKVMIPFVRTLAEAKGVIDLLAKYGLKRGENDLQVVMMCEVPSNAVIAEQFLEHFDGFSIGSNDMTQLTLGLDRDSGLVAAGFDERDPAVKEMLTMAIAACRKQGKYVGICGQGPSDHPDLADWLLEQGIESMSLNPDTVVETWLRLAKKANA; translated from the coding sequence ATGAGCAACATCGAGTGGTTCAAGGATCTCGGCCTCGCCGACGTGGAGACAGTCGGCGGCAAGAACGCCTCGCTGGGTGAGATGGTGCAGCACCTGTCCAAGGCGGGTGTTTCGGTGCCCAACGGGTTCGCCACCACCGCCGAGGCCTACCGGCGGTTCCTCGACGAGTCCGGCCTCACCGACTCGATCAACTCCCGGCTGGCCGCCCTGGATGTCGACGACGTGCAGGAGTTGGCCCGCGTCGGTGCCGCGATCCGGCAGGAGGTGCAGGACCGACCGTTCCCGGCCGATCTGGAGGCCGACATCCGATCGGCGTACGCCGAGTTGACCGCTGACGCTCCTGACGCCACCTGGGCGGTGCGCTCGTCCGCGACGGCCGAGGACCTGCCGGACGCGTCGTTCGCCGGTCAGCAGGAGACCTTCTTGAACATCAGCGGGATCGACAACATCCTGCACGCGATCAAGCTGGTTTTCGCCTCGCTCTACAACGACCGCGCGATCGCCTACCGCGTGCACAGCAACTTCGACCACTCCGCGGTTGCCCTGTCGGCTGGCATCCAGCGGATGGTCCGCTCGGATATCGGTGCCTCGGGCGTGATGTTCACGATGGACACCGAGTCCGGCTTCGACGACGCGGTCTTCATCACCTCCGCCTTCGGTCTGGGCGAGGGTGTCGTGCAGGGCGCGGTCAACCCCGACGAGTTCTACGTCTACAAGCCGGCGCTGCGAGCCGGTCGGCCCGCCATCCTCAAGCGCGGTGTCGGGGCGAAGGCCACCAAGATGGTCTACACCGGCTCGGCCGTGGTGGGGGAGACCACCGAGTTCGTCCCGGTCGACGTCGCCGAGGCGGCGCGCTTGTCCCTGACCGACGACGAGGTCACCGAACTGGCCACGCACGCCCTCAAGATCGAGGAGCACTACGGCCGTCCGATGGACATCGAGTGGGGCCGCGACGGCGTCGACGGCAAGATCTACATCCTGCAGGCGCGTCCGGAGACGGTGAAGTCGCGCCAGAGCGGTTCCACGCTGCAGCGATTCGTGCTCAAGGCTCGCGGACCGGTGCTGTCCGAGGGCCGCGCCATCGGGCAGAAAGTCGGGTCGGGCGCCGTACGCAAAATGACGACGTTGGACACGATGCACGAGTTCAAGCCCGGCGAGGTCCTGGTCGCGGACATGACCGACCCGGACTGGGAGCCGATCATGAAGCGCGCCAGCGCGATCGTCACCAACCGCGGCGGGCGGACGTGTCACGCGGCGATCATCGCCCGCGAGTTGGGCATCCCCGCTGTGGTCGGCACCGGCGATGCGACCTCGGCCCTCGGCGACGGCACCGAGGTGACCGTCTCGTGCGCCGAGGGGGACACCGGCTTCGTGTACGACGGCTCGCTGGACTTCGAGGTCCAGGAGACCGCGCTGGACGAGATGCCCGAGATCCCGGTGAAGCTGATGATGAACGTCGGCACCCCCGAGCAGGCGTTCGAGTTCAGCCGGTTGCCCAACAAGGGCATCGGTCTGGCCCGGTTGGAGTTCATCATCAACCGGCAGATCGGCATCCACCCCAGGGCCCTGTTGGAGTTGGACGACCAGGAGCCAGGGGTGAAGGCCGAGATCGAATCGCTGATCAGCGCCTATGACTCGCCGCGGGAGTTCTTCGTCAAGCGGGTCGCCGAGGGAGTCGCTACTCTCGCAGCGGCTTTCGCGCCCGAGCCGGTGATCGTGCGGATGAGCGACTTCAAATCCAACGAGTACGCCGGGATGCTGGGCGGGCAGCGCTACGAGCCGCACGAGGAGAACCCGATGATCGGCTACCGCGGCGCGTCGCGGTACCTGTCGCCGGACTTCGAGGAGTGCTTCGCGATGGAGTGCGAGGCACTGCGCTACGTCAGGGAGGACATGGGCCTGACCAACGTGAAGGTGATGATCCCCTTCGTGCGAACCCTCGCCGAAGCCAAGGGTGTCATCGACCTGCTCGCGAAGTACGGGCTCAAGCGCGGTGAGAACGACCTGCAGGTCGTGATGATGTGCGAGGTGCCCTCCAACGCGGTGATCGCCGAGCAGTTCCTCGAGCACTTCGACGGCTTCTCGATCGGCTCCAACGACATGACGCAGCTGACCCTGGGGCTGGACCGCGACTCCGGGCTGGTCGCCGCCGGCTTCGACGAGCGCGACCCCGCCGTCAAGGAGATGCTCACCATGGCGATCGCAGCCTGCCGCAAGCAGGGTAAGTACGTCGGGATCTGCGGCCAGGGTCCCTCGGATCACCCGGACCTGGCCGACTGGCTGCTGGAGCAGGGCATCGAATCGATGTCGCTGAACCCCGACACCGTGGTGGAAACCTGGCTGCGGTTGGCGAAGAAGGCGAACGCCTGA
- the rpsS gene encoding 30S ribosomal protein S19 — MPRSLKKGPFVDDHLAKKVAAQNEAGTKTVIKTWSRRSMITPDMLGHTLAVHDGRKHVPVFVTESMVGHKLGEFAPTRTFKGHEKDDKKGRRR; from the coding sequence ATGCCCCGTAGTTTGAAGAAGGGCCCGTTCGTCGACGACCACCTGGCCAAAAAGGTGGCGGCGCAGAACGAAGCGGGCACCAAGACCGTGATCAAGACCTGGTCTCGCCGGTCGATGATCACCCCGGACATGCTCGGCCACACGTTGGCCGTGCACGACGGCCGCAAGCACGTCCCGGTCTTTGTGACCGAGTCGATGGTCGGCCACAAGTTGGGTGAGTTCGCCCCGACTCGGACCTTCAAGGGTCACGAGAAGGACGACAAGAAGGGCCGCCGCCGCTGA
- the rpmC gene encoding 50S ribosomal protein L29, translating into MAVGSKDLAPAKLRELDDESLKSELAKAKVELFNLRFQSATGQLENNSRLRAVKKDIARLYTEMRERELGIGRAAETSKQEG; encoded by the coding sequence ATGGCAGTGGGTAGCAAGGACCTGGCTCCGGCCAAGTTGCGCGAGCTCGACGACGAGTCGTTGAAGTCGGAGTTGGCCAAGGCGAAGGTCGAGCTGTTCAACCTGCGCTTCCAGTCGGCCACCGGCCAGCTGGAGAACAACTCCCGGCTGCGCGCGGTCAAGAAAGACATCGCTCGGCTCTACACCGAGATGCGTGAGCGCGAGCTCGGCATCGGACGTGCCGCCGAGACCAGCAAGCAGGAGGGCTGA
- the rplW gene encoding 50S ribosomal protein L23 has protein sequence MSTSIQRKDPRDILIAPVVSEKSYALFDQGKYTFIVDPSANKTEIKIAVEQIWNVKVDSVHTLNRQGKTRRTRNGSGKRKDTKRAIVSLKEGAIDIFGEIS, from the coding sequence GTGAGCACCAGCATCCAGCGCAAGGACCCCCGCGACATCCTGATCGCGCCGGTCGTGTCGGAGAAGTCGTACGCCCTGTTCGACCAGGGCAAGTACACCTTCATCGTCGACCCGAGCGCCAACAAGACGGAGATCAAGATCGCCGTCGAGCAGATCTGGAACGTCAAGGTCGACTCCGTGCACACCCTGAACCGTCAGGGCAAGACTCGCCGGACCCGCAACGGCTCCGGCAAGCGCAAGGACACCAAGCGCGCGATCGTGTCCCTCAAAGAGGGCGCCATCGACATCTTCGGCGAGATCAGCTGA
- the rplP gene encoding 50S ribosomal protein L16 → MLIPRRVKHRKQHHPGRSGAAKGGTTVAFGDYGIQALEPAYVTNRQIESARIAMTRYMKRGGKVWINIYPDRPLTKKPAETRMGSGKGSPEWWVANVKPGRVMFEISGVPEDVAREAMRLAIHKLPMKCRFVSREGGDY, encoded by the coding sequence ATGCTGATCCCGCGTCGTGTGAAGCACCGCAAGCAGCACCACCCCGGCCGCAGCGGCGCCGCCAAGGGCGGCACCACCGTGGCGTTCGGTGACTACGGCATCCAGGCTCTGGAGCCGGCGTACGTCACCAACCGGCAGATCGAGTCCGCTCGTATCGCCATGACCCGCTACATGAAGCGTGGCGGAAAGGTGTGGATCAACATCTACCCGGACCGTCCGCTGACCAAGAAGCCGGCCGAAACCCGCATGGGTTCCGGTAAGGGTTCCCCGGAATGGTGGGTCGCCAACGTGAAGCCGGGTCGCGTGATGTTCGAGATTTCCGGTGTTCCGGAGGATGTGGCCCGCGAGGCAATGCGCCTGGCGATCCACAAGCTGCCGATGAAGTGCCGGTTTGTGTCCCGTGAAGGTGGTGACTACTGA